The Thermotoga caldifontis AZM44c09 genomic interval TGATCGGTTCCATGTTCAGTACTTCAAGCCTCCCGCGGTGATACCACGCATGAAGAATCTCTGGAACAGTAAGAATATGATCAGTGTCGGGATGATGGTCATCGTTGAGAAAGCGAGAATCGTGTTCCAAGGTACTCCACCGTATTCTCCCTGGATCACGGCGAGTGCGAGCTGGAGGGTGTAAAGACTCCTTCTGTTAACCACCAGCAAAGGAAGCACGAAGTCGTTCCATCTCCAAGTGAAAGAGAAAATCGCCAGCGCTGCGACGAGTGGTTTGGAGAGCGGAAACACGATCTTCCAGAATATGGTCCATTCGCTGGCGCCGTCGATCTTCGCGCTTTCGAGAAACTCGTCCGGTATATCCTTCATGTACTGAATCGCCGTGAACATACCCGTGGGTGTGTACACGGCTGGCAGGATCAAACCCCAGAGGTTGTTGATCAACCCCAACCTCCTGATGATGACAAACAGCGGCACCATGATGACCTGAGCCGTCACGAAGAGTGTCAAAACCACGAGCCTGTTGAGGGCGAGTTTGCCGATGAACGTACCTTTCGCCAGTCCGTAGCCACCCATGACACAGATCAAAACGGTTATGACCGTTGCGATCGATGCGACAAACAGTGTGTTCCTCAGGTATGTGATCATATCCTGTTTTTGAAGCGCTTCCCTGTAACCTTGAAGCGTCGGATTTTTCGGGAAGATGGTCGGTGGGTACGAATATATCTCTTTCAGACTCTTGAACGAAGAGGCGATCGAATAGTAAACCGGAAGCATGTAGAGAAAGAGCATGACGATCAGAAACAACCACTTTATGTACTTGGCCATCGTTTTCCCTCCCGGCTCAGCGCTCACGTGCACGAAGCGTGAAGACTGCGATCACGAAGGAAATCAACAGGAACACGACAGACATGGCGTAGGCGTAGCCTATTCGCCACTGGGTGAACGCCGTGCTGTAAATATACAGTGGCGTGACCATCGTCGAGTAACCGGGTCCTCCACCCGTCAAGACGTAGACACCAGCGAAATCTCTGAAGACGTGGGCGATGGCTGTCGTCAAAACCAACAGGTTCGTGTTCTTCAGAAGTGGGAACGTTACGTACCAAAACGTCTGCCATCTGTTCGCGCCGTCGACTCTCGCAGCTTCGTGAAACTCTTCAGGCACTGACTGCAGTCCTGTGATGAACATCATCATCAAAAGGCCCGTCATACCCCAGGTTCGCAGCAGCGAGATCGCAAACAGTGCCGGGGTTGGCTTGAGTAACCAAGCAACGGGACTGAATCCGAGGGATTTCAGGATGTAGTTGAGCAAGCCAAGATCGTACGACAGGAGCCATTTGAACATCGTCGTACCTGCGACTGCTGGCATCATGTAGGGCCAATAGAAAAACGCTCTCAAAATCTTAGAAGAAGTGGTCTCCCTGTACAGACACACCGCCAGCGCGAGGGGAATGAAGAAGCACAGCGGAACCGTCATGATCAAGAGTTTTATTGAAACCCATATGGAATTCCAGAACCATTTGTCTTCGAGCAATCTGGCGAAGTTTGACCAGCCTGCGAACTTCGGCGGGTTGAGCAAGTCCCAGCTGAAAAAGCTCATCACGAAGATGCTGAAAATCGGAAGCAGGACGAATATGAACAGAAAGACTAAAGCAGGTATCGCAAAAATGAATCGACTGTTGATCAGTCTTTTCATGCCATTCCTCCCCGATTTTCACAGTATCGAAGGGGGTGCCAGACGGCACCCCCGAAACTTCATTTCTTGCCACCCAGCTCGGCGACGAGCTTATCGTACTCTTTCCTGAGATTCTTTATGGCTTCGTCGAGACTGATCTGTCCAGCTATGACGGCCGAGATCTGGTTCACGATCGGTGTCTGTAGTCTCGAATAGATCGTGGAGTTGCGTACCGTGACAACCCAGTTGGGCGTCACCTCTGCGAGTCTTCCACAAACAGCCTGGACTTGTTTCATGATCTCCCTATCGTAGTCCACTTCGTGTTCTTCGTATGCAGACATGTGGTAAGTCTTCTTCAGATAGATATCGTAACCGAGGTTTTTCCAGCCAACCCAGAGCGCGAACTTGGCGGCGGCTTCCTCTCTGTCTTTCTTACCCGTCTTGAAGGCGCCGAAGAAGCGGCCACCCTCACAGCTCAGCCACTCAACATCCTTCGGCAGGTATGCAGGTACGAAATTCTTTTCAGCCTTGAGCAGATCGAGCGTGCTCCAGCTTCCGGCCCAGAGCACCGCAGTCAAGCCACCCGTGAAGGCCATGTTGGGATCCTGTGCGGCGATCCATTCTGCGGGAACCATGAGGTTTTCTTTGAACAAGTTCACGAATTCTTCGAGCACCTTTTTGGCTCTTGGATCTTTGTCCAGTGTGAAATCCAAATTCTCGTCGAGGATTTTCACACCTCTGATTCCGAGGTAGTTGAACAACCTTTCGGCAGTTCTCTGCATGGACATGGCGTAAGGTAGATTGTTCGCTTGCTTCACTTTTCTCAGCACCTCGACGAACTCTTCCCAGGTCCACGGATCAGATCTGCCACCGAAGGGCGGGAAAGGAACCTGCGCTTTCTTGAAATAGTCCGCATTCACCCAGAGACACTGCATCGTGAAGTGCAACGGCACGTACCTGATCTCACCGTTGGTATCGACGATTCTCACAGCAGCAACATCGTACATTGCGTCCAGGTACTTCTCCGGTGTGATTCCGAGATACTTCTGGATATAAGGTCTGAGGTCGATCATGTACTGCATGTAACCAGGAGCGTACGGATAGGTTATGGTGACGAGATCCGGCAGATCACCGCTCATGATACCGAGTCTCACCTTTTGCTCGTACTGCGCGTACGGAACATCGACAAGCTCGAAGTCTACGTCTGGATTTTGCTTCTTGTATTCCGCGATGGCTGCTTCAAGGCCTTCCCTCTCTGTACCGCCTCCGCACCACACGACCAGCTTGATCTTGCTGGCCATCACGCTGATGCTCAACAGCATGGCGAGCAGAAGGACCCACTTAACCCACTTCACTTCGCACCCCTCCTCTTGGTAAAAGATCCGTAAAAATTTTATCAAAGCCCCCACGACGTTTCAAGTCACTTTCACAACATTTAACAGATAGTGAGCCTCACCTTGGAACAAGGCATCTCATCGTTCAACAAAAAATTTTTATTGCTTGTGTTCATCAACAGCGTTGAAGTAAAATCCTGTGACGGGGGTGAAGAGATGAGATTCGTTGATTGTAAGACTGTCGGCAGTTCGTTACCCATCTTCCTCAAGGGTGGAGAAGTGGGGGTGCTGTTCGTTCACGGCTTTACAGGTTCTCCGCACGACTTTACCTACGTGGCTGAGAAAGTTCACGAAGCGGGCTTCACCGTGTCTGTGCCGCGCTTACCCGGGCACGGCACGTGCGGGGAAGATTTTTTGACCAGTGACGCACGCGATTGGCTCCGTAGAGCGTTCGACGCGTACTACGATCTGAAAGCGATCTGCAGGGAGGTACACATCGCAGGTTTGTCGATGGGTGGTGTGATAGCGATCATTTTAGCCTCTGTGCTGAAGCCAAGGAAACTGATCACGCTGGCTGCAGCGACCCACACGCGCAGTAACCGGATAAAACTCGCGTGGCTCGTTGGATTGTTCAAAGACAGAATTCCAAAACAGAACGTGCAACCACTCGAAGATCCAGATATGGAATTTCTCAACAGAGAATACTGGTCCTACGAATGGCCAAAACAGGCTGCGGAGCTGTACAAACTCATCAGGATGTCAAGAAAAGCAGTGAAGCAGATCGTTTCCGATACGCTCGTGATCGCTGCACGTAACGACGAGCTCGTACCTCTCGAAGCCGCGCAGTTCATATACAACAACGTGCAGTCTGAGAGGAGGAAGCTTTTGATCTTCGAAAAATCTGGCCACGTTCTCACGAACGACGTTGAAAAAGAAGCAGTGGCAGAAGCAATCGTGAACTGGTTGATATCCTGAGGGAGTGATCCTGTGAGCTGGAAGGTGGTCCTGGCGGGCGTCTGCGTCTCGCTCATCTTCGGATTTTCCTTTCTCTTCACAAAGAACGCGCTCGATTACGTGAAACCCCTGACCTTCCTTTCTTACCGTTTCTTCGTCGCGAGCCTCTTTTTTCTTTTTCTTCTGCTTTCCAGAGCGATAAGGCTTGGGAAAAAGCCATACTGGAAACTGTGGAAATTGATCGTCTTCCAGCCCATCCTGTATTTCCTTTTCGAAACGATAGGCCTTCAAAGGATCAACGCGTCCGAGGCGGGTATGATCGTTGCCCTGATACCGATTCTTGTGAACGTGCTTGCCATCTTTCTGCTGAAAGAAAAAGGTGATCGGTACCACTACGTGTTGCTACTGAGCAGTTTTATAGGAAGCGTGTTGATAGTGGGTTTCAATCTCACGAAAGAAGCTCTCCTTGGCAAGGTCTCGATGTTGATTGCGATGGTTTCCGCAGCCCTTTACACGATCCTCGCGAGGAAACTGTCGAGAGAGTTCGAACCGCACGAGATCAGTTTTTCGATGATGATCTCAGGATTTGTCTTCTTCACCATTGTGAGCAAACTGAGCGGTGAGTTCAGACTCGTTCTCAACGTTCACACCATCTCGGCGGCGCTGTATCTCGGCGTACTCTCTTCCGCCGTGGCGTTTTTTCTGCACACCTACATGGTGAAACAGGCACCATCGATCCTTGTGAGCCTTTTTTCGAACCTGACGACGGTCGTCGCCTGTCTGGCGGGTGTGCTGTTTCGGAACGAAAGACTAGGCCTGCAGCAAATCCTCGGTGTAGTGATAGTTCTGGTCTCTCTGCTCGTGATGGCTTACAGAAACCGTGAAAAGAAAGTCGATGCTATGCAGGAAGATGCTGAAAAAACTTTGGAAGAAGATATCAACAGTGCTATTCACGTTGCGTTGCTGAGAAAAGATCTGTTGCTCACCCCGCACGCGTACGAAAGGATGATCGAACGAAACGTGAGCTTTGAAGAGTTGAAAGAACTGCTCGAATCGAAGAGTTCGCGTGCGTTCATGCAGAAGAACGGAAGGATCAAAATAAGCAATGGATCGATCGAAGCCGTGCTTCAACCTTCAGGGAAGGTACTGTATCTTGTGACTGTGATGAGAAAAAGACGAGAATGGCTCTGATGCGCCTCATTCCTGCACTGGTTGAAGCCCGATGGTTACCACGTTTTCCCCCGGAACGAGCTCAGTGGTGGTGACCCCGATGAATTTTCCCTGGGATGAATCGACGATCACGGTGATGGTGTAAGTTCCAGGGCTTATGTAGAGCTTGATTTGTTCAGGCAATCGTTCAAAAGTATTCTCGTAAACCTGTTCGCTTCCTTTACTCAGCGCTACGGTCACCTGAGTGATCTCATCTCCACCGGGCAACGCCTTGGCTTCAACCAGTTTCAATACGATCTCAACTGGATAAATGGGTGGTTCGGACGTTTGCATGCAACCGGTGAGCAGAATCAAAAGTGTCGTCACACTCAGAAAAGCTGAAACGAAAATTTTCACATACATTCCTCCCAGTGTCGATTTTACTACCGTCTGGGCAGTGGTTGTGTATTTTCAGCACACTGGATTTTTCAAAAAAAGGTGCGGCCACACGCCGCACCTTATTTCATTCGAACCAGGCGTACTTGAGGATGACGAACTCTGTTGGCAGGAGCCAGACGTTTTTCAGTTCTTTCCTGTGGGCAACGATGTTCGTCATGTTGTAGAGGAAGATCCACGGTGCATCCTGTACGATCATTTTCTGCACTTCCGCGTAGTACTGCAGGAGCTTCTCTTTGTTCTGTTCTTGGGCGATCCTGTCTATGAGTTCATCGACCTTCGGATTACTGTAGAAGGTGTTGTTATCGCCCGTACCGTTAGGATTGATGTTGTCCGAATGGAACAGCGGGTACAGGACCCAGTGCCCTTCACCCGTTGAAGGCGCCCAACCAAGTAGGAACAGTTCGTAATCCCAGTCCGCTGGGTTGCTTGAGAACAGCTTGTTTATGTAGCTTGCCCACTCCATCGGTTTCACATCGACCGTTACGCCGACCTCTTTCAGCATACCCTGAACTGCCACGGCGACTTCGTAATCGTTCAGATACCTTCCTTTGGGCGTCAACAGTTCCAGCTTGAGGTTCTCGTAACCCGCTTCTTTCAGTAACTGTTTCGCCTTCGCCGGGTCGTACGGATAACCTCCCGTCGAATAGTAACCAAAAGTATATTTTGCGAGCGGTGAATCGGAAGGAATCGCGAGGTTTCTCATGATTGTGGCGCAGAGCTTTTGCTTATCGATCGCGTAGTTGAGCGCCTGTCTGACCCTGACATCGTTCAAAGGTGGTTTTCTCAGATTGAAACCTATGTAGATCACCCTCAAACTCGGTTCAACCCTCACAACAAGCCTTTCATCCTTCTGCAGCACCGGAACGAGTGCTGGTGGGGGGTTGAACATGACGTCCGCATCACCGGCCCTCAGCTGCGTGACCCTCGTTACGTCTTCCGGAACGATCGTGAACACGATGCCATCGAGATACGGCTGGCCTTCCCTCCAGTAGTTCGGGTTCTTGACGAGTTCTATCCTCTCTCCGATCTTCCATTCCTTGAGCATGAACGGGCCGGTTCCGACCGGGTTCCTGCCGAGTTTCGCAGGATCGCTACCGTAAGCGTCGATGGCCTTCGGAGAGACTATCAGGGCTGCTTCGTGTGCGAGCCTGTTCAGGAAGGGCGAATAAGGTTTCTCGAGGATGAATTTGACAGTGTAATCATCGACAACGACGATTTCCTTGACGATGCCTTTGAACAGGCCAGTCCTTCTGAGGGAATTGTTCAGCACGTAATCGTAATACTTCTTCACTGCCTGCGCGTTGAAATCAGCTCCGTCGTGGAAC includes:
- a CDS encoding carbohydrate ABC transporter permease, whose protein sequence is MAKYIKWLFLIVMLFLYMLPVYYSIASSFKSLKEIYSYPPTIFPKNPTLQGYREALQKQDMITYLRNTLFVASIATVITVLICVMGGYGLAKGTFIGKLALNRLVVLTLFVTAQVIMVPLFVIIRRLGLINNLWGLILPAVYTPTGMFTAIQYMKDIPDEFLESAKIDGASEWTIFWKIVFPLSKPLVAALAIFSFTWRWNDFVLPLLVVNRRSLYTLQLALAVIQGEYGGVPWNTILAFSTMTIIPTLIIFLLFQRFFMRGITAGGLKY
- a CDS encoding carbohydrate ABC transporter permease, which produces MKRLINSRFIFAIPALVFLFIFVLLPIFSIFVMSFFSWDLLNPPKFAGWSNFARLLEDKWFWNSIWVSIKLLIMTVPLCFFIPLALAVCLYRETTSSKILRAFFYWPYMMPAVAGTTMFKWLLSYDLGLLNYILKSLGFSPVAWLLKPTPALFAISLLRTWGMTGLLMMMFITGLQSVPEEFHEAARVDGANRWQTFWYVTFPLLKNTNLLVLTTAIAHVFRDFAGVYVLTGGGPGYSTMVTPLYIYSTAFTQWRIGYAYAMSVVFLLISFVIAVFTLRARER
- a CDS encoding ABC transporter substrate-binding protein — its product is MKWVKWVLLLAMLLSISVMASKIKLVVWCGGGTEREGLEAAIAEYKKQNPDVDFELVDVPYAQYEQKVRLGIMSGDLPDLVTITYPYAPGYMQYMIDLRPYIQKYLGITPEKYLDAMYDVAAVRIVDTNGEIRYVPLHFTMQCLWVNADYFKKAQVPFPPFGGRSDPWTWEEFVEVLRKVKQANNLPYAMSMQRTAERLFNYLGIRGVKILDENLDFTLDKDPRAKKVLEEFVNLFKENLMVPAEWIAAQDPNMAFTGGLTAVLWAGSWSTLDLLKAEKNFVPAYLPKDVEWLSCEGGRFFGAFKTGKKDREEAAAKFALWVGWKNLGYDIYLKKTYHMSAYEEHEVDYDREIMKQVQAVCGRLAEVTPNWVVTVRNSTIYSRLQTPIVNQISAVIAGQISLDEAIKNLRKEYDKLVAELGGKK
- a CDS encoding alpha/beta hydrolase, whose translation is MRFVDCKTVGSSLPIFLKGGEVGVLFVHGFTGSPHDFTYVAEKVHEAGFTVSVPRLPGHGTCGEDFLTSDARDWLRRAFDAYYDLKAICREVHIAGLSMGGVIAIILASVLKPRKLITLAAATHTRSNRIKLAWLVGLFKDRIPKQNVQPLEDPDMEFLNREYWSYEWPKQAAELYKLIRMSRKAVKQIVSDTLVIAARNDELVPLEAAQFIYNNVQSERRKLLIFEKSGHVLTNDVEKEAVAEAIVNWLIS
- a CDS encoding EamA family transporter → MSWKVVLAGVCVSLIFGFSFLFTKNALDYVKPLTFLSYRFFVASLFFLFLLLSRAIRLGKKPYWKLWKLIVFQPILYFLFETIGLQRINASEAGMIVALIPILVNVLAIFLLKEKGDRYHYVLLLSSFIGSVLIVGFNLTKEALLGKVSMLIAMVSAALYTILARKLSREFEPHEISFSMMISGFVFFTIVSKLSGEFRLVLNVHTISAALYLGVLSSAVAFFLHTYMVKQAPSILVSLFSNLTTVVACLAGVLFRNERLGLQQILGVVIVLVSLLVMAYRNREKKVDAMQEDAEKTLEEDINSAIHVALLRKDLLLTPHAYERMIERNVSFEELKELLESKSSRAFMQKNGRIKISNGSIEAVLQPSGKVLYLVTVMRKRREWL
- a CDS encoding glutathione ABC transporter substrate-binding protein is translated as MKKLLLVLVLLVSALSFCAKYGGIARYVMGADAVSLLPANQTDNISGTVCRHIFDGLVEFDEKLNITPALAEKWEISEDGLEYTFYLRKGVKFHDGADFNAQAVKKYYDYVLNNSLRRTGLFKGIVKEIVVVDDYTVKFILEKPYSPFLNRLAHEAALIVSPKAIDAYGSDPAKLGRNPVGTGPFMLKEWKIGERIELVKNPNYWREGQPYLDGIVFTIVPEDVTRVTQLRAGDADVMFNPPPALVPVLQKDERLVVRVEPSLRVIYIGFNLRKPPLNDVRVRQALNYAIDKQKLCATIMRNLAIPSDSPLAKYTFGYYSTGGYPYDPAKAKQLLKEAGYENLKLELLTPKGRYLNDYEVAVAVQGMLKEVGVTVDVKPMEWASYINKLFSSNPADWDYELFLLGWAPSTGEGHWVLYPLFHSDNINPNGTGDNNTFYSNPKVDELIDRIAQEQNKEKLLQYYAEVQKMIVQDAPWIFLYNMTNIVAHRKELKNVWLLPTEFVILKYAWFE